CTGCGGGAGCATAATGTAGCTCGGATCGACGTCCTGCAGATCGATACCGAGGGCTGCGACTATCAGGTATTGAAGCAGCTCGATTTCAGCGCCTTCCGCCCCAAGGTCATAAATATGGAGATAGTGAACATACCGAAAAGCGAGCGGACCCCCTGCAAGCGCCTCCTCGACTCGCATGGGTATACATATGTCAAGGCGGGCTACGACCTGCTGGCGGTCTCGCTCGATGATTTCATGAAGTAAGCCTTATTTTCCCGCCGAGCCTCCACTCCATAGTAAGTCCGAGCCCGCTTTCGAGCCCCACGAGCGGCCCCCATCCAAGCCCCTCTTTTGCCTTCCCTATTGTAAGACAACTCCTTTTAATATCCCCTGGTCTTGCATCGCCTTTAGCAGGGGTTTTTAGGGCCTCCGACAAGGGCCTGACCCGGCTCAGGGCTGAAGCGATGCCGTTAAAGAGCTCCAGGGTATGGGTGGCCACACCCGTCCCGATATTGTATATACCCCCGCTCCCCTTTTCGAGGGCCAGGAGGTTTGCCCGTGCAACGTCTGTGACGAAGCAGTAATCCCTGGTCATGCCCCTCGGCTCGTCAGAATAGGCGTTAACCGTGCAGGGGAGCCCCGATATGAGCCTGTCCATGAATATGGCGACGACGCCAGCCTCCCCGTGCGGGACCTGCCTGGGGCCGTATATGTTCGCGTATCTCAATACCGTGTAGTCAAGCCCGTACTGATCCCGGTAGAAATCGAGGTACTTCTCGGATACGAGCTTGGTTATGGCATAGGGCGAGGCAGGCCTGGGCATGTAATCTTCACCCGTGGGGTATTCCGTCGCCTCTCCGTAGACGGCCCCGCCTGAGGATATGAATATGACCTTTTTCGTCCCGTTCTTCCTTGCGGCCTCGAGGACGTTCAGGAAGCCCTTTACGTTCACGTCCGCGTCGAAGAGCGGGTCTTCAACCGAGGCCGGAACCGACATCTGCGCCGCGTGATGGTTAACGACATCGGGCCTTTCGTGCTCGAATACCTTCCCGACCTCGGGCGAGCGCACGTCCATCAGATAGAACTTCGCCCTGGGGTTAAGGTTCTCGCGCCTGCCCGTAAAGAGGTTGTCGAGTATGACCACCTCGTGCCCGGCCTCTATGTAAGCGTCGGCCACGTTCGAGCCTATGAAACCCGCGCCACCTGTAACAAGTATCTTCATATCACCCCTCTGAAATAGAATTCAGCAAGTCCGTCTGCCTCGCGTTCAGCGTAGCTCGCCTTTTATCCCCTTAAGGTAGTCCCTGAAGCCTTTTGTTATCATACTCGCGCCAGGGGCCGCCGGGGTCTTCATGGTAAGAAGGCTTAAAAACGAGGCGGCCAGTATCGAAAGGTATCTCGCGTAGCGCAAGGGCAAGGGTAGAGGCCTGTTCAGGTCAACGCACCTCAAGGTGTTCCGGGTCGAGTAATAAAGGGACGCGGCCACCCCGACAGCCCCGCTCGATGCCGAGACCTTGTGCCAGACCTTTGATGATGGCACGTAGAGCACCTTGAACCCGGCCTTTTTCGCGCGCATCCCCCAGTCCAGGTCCTCGGCGTAGCAGAAGTAATCCTCGTCGAAAAGGCCGACCTTCTCGCAGAGGATTCTACTGACCATCATGGCGCAGCCCGTGGGCCTTCCTGTCTCCCTTGTCCCGGAACCGCCAGAGTCCTTCTTATTGAAACCGAGGTGCCTTCCCCAGCCAAGCAGACTGCTAAAGTAAGCACCGCCGTACCATACTGTGTCCGGCCTGTCATGGAAATACACCTTCGAGCAGAGTATACCAGCCTGAGGCTCGCCTTCTGCGGCGGCAACAAGCTCGCTTACGAAATCGGGCGCAACAATGGTATCGTTATTGAGGAGCAGCACATAATCCGCCTCGTTCTCAAAGGCCTGCCTTATGCCCGCGTTGCAGCCACCGGCAAAGCCCAGGTTTTTCCCGGTCCCGATGAACCTTATGCCCGAGGGGAAACGCCTCTTGAGGGCATTGAGGGAGCCGTCCACGGAGCCGTTGTCAACGACCATTATCTCAAGCGCCGGATAGACTACTTTCTTCAGTGACTGTAAGCACTCCGCCGTATCCCTGTACCCGTTCCAGTTGAGGACGACTATCGAGACCTTCGGGGCCATTATTTCAGCGCCTCCCGGTCTCAAGGGCCGCCCTGCCCTTTTCCGGGAGGAGCTCCATGTATTTCCGCTCAAGCCCGGCCGCAATCTTCTCCCATGAATACTTCTCTGAGACGAGGGCATAGCCGCCCTTTCTTATCCTCTCGGAGAGAGAGCGGTCTTCCATGAGCCTCTTGCAGGCCTCGGCAAACTCCCGGGGGCTGTCGGCTATGAGGATATTCTCGTTATTCCGGACCTCTATGCCCTCGCACCCTATGGAGGTCGAAACGACCGGAGAGCCGGCTGCCATCGCCTCCAGTATCTTAAGCCTCGTGCCGCTCCCGACTCTCAACGGCA
This sequence is a window from Deltaproteobacteria bacterium. Protein-coding genes within it:
- a CDS encoding NAD-dependent epimerase/dehydratase family protein, with amino-acid sequence MKILVTGGAGFIGSNVADAYIEAGHEVVILDNLFTGRRENLNPRAKFYLMDVRSPEVGKVFEHERPDVVNHHAAQMSVPASVEDPLFDADVNVKGFLNVLEAARKNGTKKVIFISSGGAVYGEATEYPTGEDYMPRPASPYAITKLVSEKYLDFYRDQYGLDYTVLRYANIYGPRQVPHGEAGVVAIFMDRLISGLPCTVNAYSDEPRGMTRDYCFVTDVARANLLALEKGSGGIYNIGTGVATHTLELFNGIASALSRVRPLSEALKTPAKGDARPGDIKRSCLTIGKAKEGLGWGPLVGLESGLGLTMEWRLGGKIRLTS
- a CDS encoding glycosyltransferase family 2 protein, which codes for MAPKVSIVVLNWNGYRDTAECLQSLKKVVYPALEIMVVDNGSVDGSLNALKRRFPSGIRFIGTGKNLGFAGGCNAGIRQAFENEADYVLLLNNDTIVAPDFVSELVAAAEGEPQAGILCSKVYFHDRPDTVWYGGAYFSSLLGWGRHLGFNKKDSGGSGTRETGRPTGCAMMVSRILCEKVGLFDEDYFCYAEDLDWGMRAKKAGFKVLYVPSSKVWHKVSASSGAVGVAASLYYSTRNTLRCVDLNRPLPLPLRYARYLSILAASFLSLLTMKTPAAPGASMITKGFRDYLKGIKGELR